Within the Hypericibacter adhaerens genome, the region CTGGGCGCAGATCTCCTTCATCATGCATTGCATCGGCGAGTTGATCGAGGCGATCGCCTGATGCGAGGGCTTGAGGAAGGGCTGGAGCACGCCGTGGCGGGCGCGGCCCACCGCCGCCATCATCCCGTCCGAGCCGATGGCGACGATGCGGTCGACGTCGCGCAGATGGATGCTGGGCTCGCCGAGCTTGCCTTCGCCATAGGCGGTCATGGCGGCGACGATGTTGCCGACGAAGGCGCGGTCCTGCGGCCGGTCGGGCGTGAAGCCCGGCGCCTCGTCCGAGCACCAGACCACGACATCCGCCGCGGCCTTGATGTCCTCGATCTTGTAGCGGTCGACCAGCTTCTTGTAGCCGGCGAAATAGAGCACGCGCGATCCGACGGCGCGCAAGGCGCGGCCGATCGAGAACAGCACGGCGTTGCCGAGCCCGCCCCCCACCAGGAGCACGGTCTCGTCGGCCGGCGTCTCGGTCGGCGAGCCGGTCGGCCCCATCAGGATCACCGGCTCGCCCGGCTTCATCATCATGCAGAGGTCCGAGGAGCCGCCCATCTCGAGCGCGATCAACCCGACCAGGCCCTTCTCCTTGTCGACCCACGCGCCGGTGAGCGCCAGGCCCTCCATCGCCAGCAGCGTGCCGTCGGTCCTGTAAGCATTGGCCTCGTAGTTCTGCAGCCGGTAGAACTCGCCCGGCTCGAAATTGCCCGCGGCCTGCGGCGCCTGGACCACCACCTCGATGATGGTCGGCGTCAGGCGGTGGACCTGATGCACCGTGGCGCGGAGCCGGCGGTTGAGCGAAGCGAGGAACGCCGCCTCGCCGCCCGACGGTGCCGCCGGCAGTTTCATCAATGCCGCGTTCACCACCGGCCAGCCCTGCTTCGCCGAGGCCATCGCCTTCACCACATTGCCGGCGAAGGAGGGATGGAGATCGCCGAAGAAGCTGACGCTCCGCCCGTCGGGGCGGAACTGCTGCAGCACGCGCACGGACGCGGGCTTTGCCAGCCGCTCGGGGCGCACAGGCGCGCCCGTCTCGTCCACCGCCTGGAAATAGGAGCCGTCGACGCCGAAATTCTCGCGATCCTCGCGCGCCAGGACGGTGTTGGGCTTGGTGCCGGCCGCGACCAGCACGGCGCGCGCCGGCAGCTCGATCTCGTCGCCCTCGCCGCGCTTGAAGCGGATGGCGTGGGTCAGGCCGAACTTGTCGACCACGATCTCGCTGGGCGTCAGGTTCTCGGCGAAGCGGATGCCCTCCTCGAGCGCCTTCTCCACCTCCTCGTGATTGAGGGTGTAGCTCGGCGAATCGATCAGGCGGCGGCGATAGGCCATGGTGACGCCGCCCCAGCCGTCGATCAGCTTCACCAGCTCGGGCGCGCGGCCCTCGCGCTTCGCCGCCTCGCGCTCGGCGCGGATGGCGCGGGCATGGGCGATGAACTCGTCGGCGGTCTCGATCTCGGCCGGGCTCCAGCGGCGGCGGATCTCGGCCTCGCCCCGCTCGGCCGCCAGCGTCTCGTAGCGCTGGAGGAACTTCTCGACCTGCACCGGGTAATAGGCGAGCGCCTCGGTCGCGGTGTCGATCGCGGTCAGGCCGCCGCCGATCACCACCACCGGCAGGCGGATCTGCAGGTTGGCGATCGATTCCGCGCGCGCGGCCCCGGTGAGCTGCAGCGCCATCAGGAAGTCCGAGGCCTGGCGCACGCCCGGAGCCAGGCCGTTCGGCATGTCGAGAATGGTGGGCTTGCCGGCGCCGAGCGCCAGCGCCACATGGTCGAAGCCCATCTCGAAGGCCTGGTCGAGCGTGACGGTGCCGCCGAAGCGCACGCCGCCGAACATGGCGAAGCTCGCGCGGCGCTCCAGCAGCAGCCGGATCAGCTTCAGGAAGTTCTTGTCCCAGCGCACCGTGATGCCGTATTCGGCGACCCCGCCGAAGCCCGCCATCACGCGCGCATCGAGCGCCTCGTAGAGCGAGGTCACGTCGCGCACCGGCTTGAAGGGGACGCGGGCGCCCCTGGCGTCGACGCCGGAGATCTCCGCCGGCAGCGGCTCGATCTTGAGCCCGTCCACCGCCACCACGAGATGGCCCTGGTTCAACAGGTGGTGCGAGAGCGTATAGCCGGCGGGCCCCAGCCCCGCCACCAGCACCTTGCGGCCCGAGGCGGGCTTGGCCACCGGCACGCGCAGATTGAGCGGGTTCCAGCGCGTGAGCAGGCTGTAGATCTCGAAGCCCCAGGGCAGATCGAGCACGTCTTTCAGCGTGCGGGTCTCGGCCTGCGGGATATCGACCGGGTCCTGCTTCTGGTAGATGCAGGCTTTCATGCAGTCGTTGCAGATGCGGTGCCCCGTGCCGGCGATCATCGGATTGTCGGTGACCGCGATGGCGAGCGCCCCCAGGGCCACGCCGTCGGCCTTGAGCGTATGCATCTCGGAGATCTTCTCCTCGAGCGGGCAGCCGGCGAGCGTGACGTTGAACGGGCTCTTCCTGAAGCTCCCGTCCTTTTCCTTGAGGCCCTTCGAGCAGCTGTCCTTGCCCTGGTTGTGGCAGAAGATGCAGTAGTTGGCCTGGTCGAGCGCGCCGATCAGGTCGGTGCCCTTGTCGGTGAGGGCGAAGCCCTCGCGGTGGCGCGGATGGCCTTCGGCGCCGAGCTCCAGCGCACGGGCCGGATGGCTCTGCGAGGCATGGAGCGGCACCAGATGCAGATGGTCGAGCTTGCGCGGCTGCTTGAAGAGCACGCCCTTGCGGTGGCGCGCCTTGCCGGCCTCGGTCAGGGTCGCCCAGGCGGCGTAGCGCGCGGCCTTCTCGAGCTTGTCGGCATGGGCCGCCTCGTCGGCCTGCCAGCCCTGCACCGCATTGGCGAAGGCGAGCTCGTCGAAGGGCGAGACCGCGAGGCCCAGGTCCTTCAGCAGCGCGTCGGCATCGAGGCTCGCCAGCTCTTCGGGCTTCGCCCCCTTGAGCGCGCGGCGCTGCACGAAGAGCCGCTTGCAGAGGAAGAGCGGCGCCAGCTTGTTGTGGCGCTCGGCCAGCGCCCGCACCTCGGCTTCGATGCCGAAGAGCGTCGCCAGGAAATCCTCGAGATGCGGCGCCACCGCCAGCAGCAGCTCGGATTCGGCCTTCGCCGCCAGCGCCGACGGATTGGCGCGCGCCGCCTCGAGCTTGCCCCTGAGATCGGCCTGGAGGCTCTCGAGGAACAGCCGGTCGATCCGGGCCAGGCCTTCCGGGCGGTAGAGATCCTCGAAGGCGAGGTCGTGGGCGAGGCGGAGGTCGGTCATCGGGTTTCTGTTTGATCGCTTCGCTCTAGTTTCAAGCTTCGAGCGCGTTTCTTGATTGACGTCGGGTTCTGCAGCGCGATGTCTCGGACAAGAGCATCGAGCAAATCCTAGGGGCCGATGCCGCGTTTCTGCGCCTGGAGGCTGAGATAGAGCCAGGCCACGGTGGCGCCGGCGAGCGCCGTGATCTCGGCGACGTCGTAGGGCGGCGCCACCTCGACGATGTCCATGCCGACGAAGTCGACCGGCGCCAGGCGCATCAGGATGGCGCGGACCTCGAGCGTGGTGAGGCCGCCGATCTCGGGCGTGCCGGTGCCCGGCGCCTGGCTCGGATCGATGCAGTCGATGTCGAAGGTCAGGTAGCTCTTGCCCTTGCCGGTGCGCTCGAGGATCGCCTCGGCCACATGGGCCGGGCCCATCTCATGCGCTTCCTCGGCCGAGATGATCCGCACGCCTTTGCCCACGGTCCAGTCATAGACGTCGCGGCCGAGCGGCGAGCGGATACCGATCTGGATCATGCGCGCGGGATCGACGATGCCCTCGTTGATCGCGTGATAGAAGCAGGAGCCATGGCCGTAGGGCTGGCCGAAGCTGTCGGGCCAGGTATCGACATGGGCGTCGAAATGCACCAGGCCCAGCGGCCCGCCATGGCGCTTGGAAGCCGCGCGCAGCAAGGGCAGCGCGATCGAATGGTCGCCGCCCAGCGTGATCAGGTGCCCGATCTTGGCGGCCTGCTGCTCGATCAGCGCCATGCTCTTCTCGGTGTCGCCCAGCGCGATGTCGAAATCGCCGACATCGGCGAGATCGAGCTTCTGCGGGTTGTGCCAGTTCTGCGGATTGGCGCCGTCCACCAGCATGCGGCTGATGGCGCGGATCGCCATCGGGCCGAAGCGCGAGCCCGCGCGGTGCGTCGTGCCGATGTCGAACGGGATCCCCGCGACGACATAGTCCGCGGTCGGGGATTCGTTGGCGACACCGAGAAAGCTCGGGCGCGTGGAGAAGGTCGGCTTCATGGCGTTCGGGACCCGATGCAGCGCCGGCAACCATCCTGGTTCCGGCAGGCGCTTTCTAGCGGAAACCACCGCCCCGTCAAAGGCCTATTTACCCCCAAAATATGCGTGGTTCTGTAAAAATTACATGGCTGGCGCCGTATTTATAAAACGCGCCCTTTTCGCAGGGAGATAGCCTTCGCCGCGGCCCGCAGCGTCGGATAGCCGCAACCGCCGGATGGGCTCCGAAATCGGTGCTTTTGCATCACCCGCCGGCGCGCGGTTCGGGGGCCGGCTCGCCCAGGCGCCCGGCCTTCGCCCGCCGGCGGCTGCCGCGCGCCTCGGCGAGGTTCTGGGCCAAGCCGTTCTCGCGGGCGAGTTCCTCGATCCGCAGGCCCGTCACCCGCGGCGTCGCCATGCCGGCCGCCGCCATGCCGGCAAGCCGCGCCCAGACCGCCCTCTTCTTGCGGACCTGGTGCGGCTGGAAGACATCCATGTCGCGCGGCCCGATCTCTCGATCGATGGCGAGGGCGCCCGCTCGCAGCGCCGCCTCGAACAGCCGGGCGCCGGCTTGCGTGCGCACCAGGATGCCGTTGAAGCCTTCATCCTCGCCCGTGGGCCCGCCGCCGGGCCAGCAATCGGAAGCCGCGATGTCGGCGCCCTCGCCGATCGCGTCGGGACAGATCTTGCAGCGCGGCTGGATGCGCCAGCCCGCCTCGTCGGCCCACATCTCCGGATAGGTGATCTCGAACGCGCGCCCGTCCTTCGTCTCGAGGCGCGTCGGCCCCGGATTGCCGAAGCCGCGATAGCGGAACAGCGTCAGCTCTGCCTCCGTCAGGCCGAGCTGGCGCAGCACCTCCTCGGACTTGCCGAGATCGGACGCGCCGCCGCAGACGAAGGTGAGCGCATATTTCATGAGCCGATCCACGCGCGGATCCTGCCGTGCCAGATTGCGCACCGCATTGACGTCGCAGGGCTTGCCGATGAAGGCGAAGGGCCGGTTCCGGTCGAGGATCGCGAGGAAGTCGACCAGCGGCGCCGCGGGGCCGTAGCGCGAGCCGGCGCCCTCCAGCACCTGCGCCGCATCGAAGCTGATCTGGCGGCGGCTGCGCATCGGCGCCTCGCGCGAGGCCGCCACATGCAGGATGAAATCGACCTCGCCGCTCTCGACCAGATAACGCCCCAGCGCCGTCAGCACGCCGCCGGTCGACCCCTGATCGCGGATGGCGGGATCGCCGGCATAGCCGATCACCATGCGCGACCAGGGGCCCCAGATGGGATCGACCTGCTCGTTCGCCGGCAGGCGCGCCGCATCGGCGCCCTCGATGCGCGTGCCCGGACAGGTCTCGTTGATGCGATGCAAGGTCGCGTCGTCGAGCGCGACGGACGCAACCGGCCGCTCGCCGCCGCTCTCGGTCATGACCAGCCGGACGCGCTGCGGACCGGCGATGCTCTGGCACAGGCCGCAGCCGATGCAGAGCCCGTTGCGCACGATCTCGTCGAGCGTCAAATCGGTGTTTGGCATCGTGGAGCTAGAACAGACGGAAGCCCGAGGCCTCGCGGAAGGCGCCGGCCTCGATCAGGCTCCTGATCGCCTCGATGTCGGGCGCCATGGCGCGGTCCTGGTCCCAGAAGGCGGCTTTCTTGCGGATCGCCGCCAGGATGGTCTCGAGCGTCGGGCTCGTCTTGAGCGGGCGGCGCATCTCGACACCTTGCGCCGCCGCCAGAAGCTCGATGGCGACGATCGCCGCCACATTGCCGGCGATCTCGTGGAGCCGGCGGGCGCCCCAGGTCGCCATGCTGACATGGTCCTCCTGGTTGGCCGAGGTCGGCAGGCTGTCGACCGAGGCGGGATGGGCCAGGCCCTTGTTCTCGCTGGCGAGCGCCGCCGCCGTCACATGGGCGATCATGAAGCCGGAATTGAGGCCGGGCTCGGGCACCAGGAAGGCCGAAAGCCCGCTCATGCGCGCATCGGTCAGGAGCGCGATGCGCCGCTCGGTGATGGAGCCGATCTCGGCCAGCGCGATTGCCGCGGCGTCCGCCGCCATCGCCACCGGCTCGGCGTGGAAATTGCCGCCGGAGAGGATCTCGCCCTCTTCGGCAAAGACCAGCGGATTGTCCGAGACCGCGTTCATCTCGCGCTCGACCGCGCCGCAGGCGAAGCGCAGCATGTCGAGCGCCGCGCCCATCACCTGCGGCTGGCAGCGCAGGCTGTAGGGGTCCTGCACCCGGTCGCAGTCGAGATGCGAGCGGCGGATCTCGCTCTCGGCAAGAATTGTACGATAGAGCTTCGCCACCTCGATCTGGCCGGGCTGGCCGCGCACCGCCTGGATGCGGGGATCGAACGGCACGTCACTGCCGGCGGCGGCATCGACTGAGAGCGAGCCTGAGACCAGCGCCGCCTGGAAGAGGCGCTCGGCCTCCAGCAGGGCCGCGGCGGCGAGCGCCGTCGAGACCTGCGTGCCGTTGAGGAGCGCCAGCCCTTCCTTGGCCTCGAGCGCCAGCGGCTTCAGCCCCAGGGCCGAGAGCGCGGCTTCGGCCGGCATGACCTCGCCCGCGAGCTTGATCTCGCCCTGGCCGATCATCGCCGCCGTCATGTGCGCGAGCGGTGCCAAGTCGCCCGAGGCGCCGACCGAGCCTTTGGCCGGAATGACCGGCAGCGCCTCGGCCGCGTAGAGCTTGAGCAGCATCTCGATCGCCTCGCGGCGCACGCCCGAATGGCCGCGCGCGAGGCCGTTGGCCTTGAGCACCAGCACGAGGCGTACCACCCGGTCCGGCAGCGCAGGACCGGTCCCCGCCGCATGGCTCAGCACCAGGCGGCGCTGCAGCTCGGCGAGCTCGGCATCGGCGATGCGCGTGCGCGCCAGGCTGCCGAAGCCGGTATTGACGCCATAGACGGTGCGGCGTTCGCGGATCACCGCGCGGACGGTCTCGACCGAGGCCTCGATCGCGGGGCCCGCGGCCGCATCCAGCGCGATCGAAACACCGCCGCCCTCGAGGCCCCGCAGATCGGCAAGGGAGAGACGGCCGGGATGGAGCGTGAAGGTCTGGGACATGGAACAGGTCCTGGCAGGGCGAAGCAGGGTGCGGCAAGAGGAAGCGGCGTGCGGGAGTGATAACACCGGAGGCCGCCCGCCGCCCATAGCCGCGGGTTTTCTCCCCCGAAAGAGCACGGGGGCAGGCTCTGTCGCCGGCCCGCCATTTGATGTCGCCCCGGCGGGGGTGCCATGGCGCGGCTTGACTAGTCTCCTGGCCTGGAAAATTCTGCGGCTGCCGGTCCTTAATCGAGCTTCGCCGGCTGCCGCCAACGCACCCTCGGGGAGCCATCATGGCCGACGACGAACTCGACCTAAACTCGCTCAATGACGAGGAGTTGGTCCAGCAGATGCAGGACGACCTCTATGACGGTCTCAAGGAAGAGATCGAGGCCGGGGTCAATATCCTGCTGGGGCGCAAATGGACCCCCTACGATGTGCTGACCAAGGCGCTGGTCGAGGGCATGCGCATCGTCGGCATCGATTTCCGCGACGGCATCCTGTTCGTGCCGGAGGTGCTGCTCGCCGCCAACGCCATGAAGGCGGGCATGACGATCCTGCGCCCGCTCTTGGCCGAGACCGGGGCCCCCAAGATCGGCAAGATGATCATCGGCACCGTCAAGGGCGACATCCACGACATCGGCAAGAACCTGGTCGCCATGATGATGGAAGGCGCCGGGTTCGAGGTTATCAATCTCGGCATCAACAACCCGGTCGAGAACTACCTCAAGGCGATCGAGGAACATAAGCCCGATATCATCGGCATGTCGGCGCTGCTCACCACGACCATGCCCTACATGAAGGTCGTGATCGACACGCTGGTCGAGAAGGGCATCCGCAACGACTATATCGTGCTGGTCGGCGGCGCGCCGCTCAACGAGGCCTTCGCCAACTCGATCGGCGCCGACGCCTATTGCCGCGACGCCGCCGTCGCCGTCGAGACCGCCAAGGCCTTCATGGCCAAGCGCCAGGGCTCGGCCTTCGCCAAGCGCGCGTAAGCATCATTCGAGACTGACTGCAGACAAGCGCGGCCCTCGAGAGGGGGCCGCGTTTTTGTTTGCGACAGTAAGAACTCAAGCTCCTCGCCGCTCGCTTACGCTCGCCGCTCCGGCCCCAATCGTCATCCCCGCGAACGCGGGGATCCATCTTGATCCAGCGCATCAAGCTTAGGGTTGGATCCCCGCTGGAGTTTACGCTTGGGCCGGCCTACGGCCGGACCCGGGCGCGGGGATGACGAACGAGTGAAAGCGCCTGTGTCATATGCCCTCATTCCCGCAAGGGCAGGCTGCGCTTCCTCGCCTAGCCCCTTCCCCCGCCGCGCTCCCCGCGCGGGGTCTTGCCGAACTGCTCGCGATAGCATTTCGAGAAATGCGAGGCGGAGACGAAGCCCGCCGCCAGCGCCACATCGAGCACCGACATGTCCGTCTGAAGCAGCAGCAGGCGCGCATGCTTGAGGCGCAGGTCGAGATAGTAGCGCGTGGGCGTGCAGCCCAGATATTTGCGGAACAGCCGCTCGAGCTGGCGGCCCGAGAGCTTCACGCCCTCGGCGAGGTCGGCGCAGGAGACCGGCTCCTCCAGCGTCTCCTCCATGCGCTTGACCACCGACAGCAGCTTGGGATGGCGCACGCCGAGGCGGGCCGGCAGCGCCATGCGCTGGCGGTCGTGCCGGTCGCGGATGCGCTCATGGATGAACTGCTCGGAGACGGCGGCCGCGAGATCGAGGCCGTGCTCGCGCTGGATGAGCTGCAGCATGAGATCGAGTGCCGCGATGCCGCCCGAGCAGGTGAAGCGGTCGCGGTCGATCTCGAAGAGTTCCGAGGTCACCTCGAGCTCGGGGAAGGCCTCGGTGAAGCCCGAAAGATTCTCCCAATGCAGCGTGCAGCGATAGCCGTCGAGCAGCCCCGCGCGCGCCAGCACATAGGCGCCGAGCGAGATGGCGCCGATCTCGATCGGCCGGCGGGCCATGCGCCGGAGCCAGGCGAAGACGGCGCGGTCCTCGTAGAGATGCGCGTCGATGCCGGCGCAGACGATGAGCGCATCGAGCGGCGGCACCTGCTCGATCGAGGCCTCGGGCACCATGGGGATGCCGTTCGAGGCGAGCACCGGCCCGCCATCCTTGCTCAGGATATGCCAGCTATAGAGGCTGCGGCCCGAGAGCCGGTTGGCGCTGCGCAGCGGTTCGAGCGCCGAGGCGAAGCTCAGCATCGCGAATTGCGGCACCAGGAAGAACCCCACCCGCTCCGGCAGGCTGGCGGGCTTGCGGTGAAACATCGGGACGAATCTCTGACCGGCGAATGAGCGTGGGGCCTATGTCGGAAAATAATAACCGATGTCGGATTTTGGACAAGAGGGCTTGGGCGGCTATCGCGGCTTGGCCGCCTTCGCCTTCGGCGCCGCCGGCTTGCGCCCCCGCCGGCGCTCGGGCGCCTTGACCGGAGGCTCAGTCTCGCCGGGAACATCGAAGGTGAGGAAGCGCTTCACCACGTCGAGCACGGTCGATGTGGTGGTGCGGATGATCCCGGGCACGCGCGGCAGATAGGCCGTGATGAATTCCAGCATCTCCTCGTTCGAGCGGAACACGGCGCCGACCAGGATGTCGTAATTGCCGGTCGTGATGCTGACGAAATAGACCTCCGGCCGCGATGCCAGCTCGCGCGCGATGTCCCGGAGCCGCGCCAGCTCGGCATGGATCTCGAGGATCGCCCAGATCTGATAGCCCAGATGCAGCGGGTTCGGCACGGCCGTGAACTCGATGACACCGGTCTTCACCAGCCGACCCAACCGGTATCGCACCGTCGATTCCGGAAGATCGAGCCGCTCGGCGATGGCGGCAGCGGAGATGCGCGCATCCTCGTTGAGGCAGCGAATGATCTGCGCATCGACAGCGGAAAGACGGACCTCGCCCACAGGGGACTTGTTGCTCTTCATGAAGAAACCTTGATTTGCGGAATCAGCAATATTCAATGACGATATTGGATTATATCGCCGTTTTTGTGAACTGAATTTGCTGCTACAGCCACTCAAGCTTGACTCGCCTCCCCGCCCGTGAACAGACTTCGCTTCAATCGGGGCCGGCACGGAAGCGCCGGCCCCAAGTCAAGGGCAGGGAACGGACGGGTGATGGACCGGGATCTTTTCGACCTTTCGGGACGCGTGGCGGTCGTGACGGGAGCCGGGCGCGGGCTCGGGCGCGCGATCTCGCTCGGTCTTGCGCATTACGGCGCCGACCTGGTGGTGGTGAGCCGCACCGCGGGCGAGGTCGAATCTCTTGCCGGCGAGATTCAGAAGACAGGACGCAAGGCGATCGCCATGGCGGTCGACACCGGCAAGAAGGCGGAGGTCGAGACGCTTGCCGCGAAGGCGAAGACGCTGACGGGCCGCGTCGACATCCTGGTCAACAATGCCGGCGTCGATTTCAACCAGCCCGCGCTCGATTACGACGAGGCGGAGTGGGACCGCATCATCGGCACGAACCTCAAGGGCTATTTCCTCTGCGCCCAGGCCTTCGGCCGGTTCATGGTCGAGCAGCGCGCCGGCTCGATCATCATGAACTCCTCGATCTACGGGCAGGTCGGCGCCGCCGACAATCTCCCCTATGGCGCCTCCAAGGGCGGCGTCAACCAGATGACGCGGATGCTCGCGGCCGAATGGGCGCAGCATGGCGTGCGCGTCAATGCGATCGCGCCCGGCTACATGAGCCGCATGTCGGTGGCGCCCGGCAAGAAAGGCCCCGGCGAGGAACTGGAACGCTGGGTGGCGCGCCGCACGCCGATGGGACGGCGCGGCAAGCCGGAGGAACTGGTGGGACCGGTGGTGTTCCTCGCCTCCGACGCCGCGAGCTACGTGAACGGCGCAATCCTCACGGTCGATGGCGGCTGGACCGCGGTCTAGCCGCCGGGCGCGGCCCTCGGAATGTCGCTGAACCTCGGCCCCCGGGCCGGGCTTGAATGAAGAAAAGGGAGAGGACGATGCAGTTGCCGCGCTCGGGAATGTCGCGCCAGGACATCATGGCCCGCCTGAAGAGGGAAATGGCGGAGGACGCCCCCTGGGACAAGGGCAAGACCTTCTTCCTGGTCTATGGCGTCGACGACGACCATATCGAGGTGCTGCGCGACGCCCACTCGCTCTATATCCAGACCAACGGGCTGGGCGCCGGAACCATGTTCCCGTCGATCGCGCGGCTCGAGGCCGACGTGATCGGCATCGCGGGCGAGCTCCTGGGCCTGCCGACGGCCGTGGGCAACATCACCTCCGGCGGCACGGAGAGCATCCTGATGGGCATCCGTTCGGCGCTCGAACGCACGCGCGCGGAGAAGCCCGGCCTGACCGCACCCGAGATGGTCGTGCCGGTCAGCGCGCACCCCGCCTTCCAGAAGGCGGCGCAGGTCTTCGGCATCAAGGAAATCCGCGTCCCGCTCACGAAGGACTATGTC harbors:
- a CDS encoding FAD-dependent oxidoreductase, which produces MTDLRLAHDLAFEDLYRPEGLARIDRLFLESLQADLRGKLEAARANPSALAAKAESELLLAVAPHLEDFLATLFGIEAEVRALAERHNKLAPLFLCKRLFVQRRALKGAKPEELASLDADALLKDLGLAVSPFDELAFANAVQGWQADEAAHADKLEKAARYAAWATLTEAGKARHRKGVLFKQPRKLDHLHLVPLHASQSHPARALELGAEGHPRHREGFALTDKGTDLIGALDQANYCIFCHNQGKDSCSKGLKEKDGSFRKSPFNVTLAGCPLEEKISEMHTLKADGVALGALAIAVTDNPMIAGTGHRICNDCMKACIYQKQDPVDIPQAETRTLKDVLDLPWGFEIYSLLTRWNPLNLRVPVAKPASGRKVLVAGLGPAGYTLSHHLLNQGHLVVAVDGLKIEPLPAEISGVDARGARVPFKPVRDVTSLYEALDARVMAGFGGVAEYGITVRWDKNFLKLIRLLLERRASFAMFGGVRFGGTVTLDQAFEMGFDHVALALGAGKPTILDMPNGLAPGVRQASDFLMALQLTGAARAESIANLQIRLPVVVIGGGLTAIDTATEALAYYPVQVEKFLQRYETLAAERGEAEIRRRWSPAEIETADEFIAHARAIRAEREAAKREGRAPELVKLIDGWGGVTMAYRRRLIDSPSYTLNHEEVEKALEEGIRFAENLTPSEIVVDKFGLTHAIRFKRGEGDEIELPARAVLVAAGTKPNTVLAREDRENFGVDGSYFQAVDETGAPVRPERLAKPASVRVLQQFRPDGRSVSFFGDLHPSFAGNVVKAMASAKQGWPVVNAALMKLPAAPSGGEAAFLASLNRRLRATVHQVHRLTPTIIEVVVQAPQAAGNFEPGEFYRLQNYEANAYRTDGTLLAMEGLALTGAWVDKEKGLVGLIALEMGGSSDLCMMMKPGEPVILMGPTGSPTETPADETVLLVGGGLGNAVLFSIGRALRAVGSRVLYFAGYKKLVDRYKIEDIKAAADVVVWCSDEAPGFTPDRPQDRAFVGNIVAAMTAYGEGKLGEPSIHLRDVDRIVAIGSDGMMAAVGRARHGVLQPFLKPSHQAIASINSPMQCMMKEICAQCLQTHIDPSTGDRYAVFTCFNQDQPIDQVDFKGLRERLSQNGTQEKLTAQWIDRCLKRLSLRAAAE
- the speB gene encoding agmatinase → MPALHRVPNAMKPTFSTRPSFLGVANESPTADYVVAGIPFDIGTTHRAGSRFGPMAIRAISRMLVDGANPQNWHNPQKLDLADVGDFDIALGDTEKSMALIEQQAAKIGHLITLGGDHSIALPLLRAASKRHGGPLGLVHFDAHVDTWPDSFGQPYGHGSCFYHAINEGIVDPARMIQIGIRSPLGRDVYDWTVGKGVRIISAEEAHEMGPAHVAEAILERTGKGKSYLTFDIDCIDPSQAPGTGTPEIGGLTTLEVRAILMRLAPVDFVGMDIVEVAPPYDVAEITALAGATVAWLYLSLQAQKRGIGP
- a CDS encoding Coenzyme F420 hydrogenase/dehydrogenase, beta subunit C-terminal domain codes for the protein MPNTDLTLDEIVRNGLCIGCGLCQSIAGPQRVRLVMTESGGERPVASVALDDATLHRINETCPGTRIEGADAARLPANEQVDPIWGPWSRMVIGYAGDPAIRDQGSTGGVLTALGRYLVESGEVDFILHVAASREAPMRSRRQISFDAAQVLEGAGSRYGPAAPLVDFLAILDRNRPFAFIGKPCDVNAVRNLARQDPRVDRLMKYALTFVCGGASDLGKSEEVLRQLGLTEAELTLFRYRGFGNPGPTRLETKDGRAFEITYPEMWADEAGWRIQPRCKICPDAIGEGADIAASDCWPGGGPTGEDEGFNGILVRTQAGARLFEAALRAGALAIDREIGPRDMDVFQPHQVRKKRAVWARLAGMAAAGMATPRVTGLRIEELARENGLAQNLAEARGSRRRAKAGRLGEPAPEPRAGG
- the hutH gene encoding histidine ammonia-lyase, with the protein product MSQTFTLHPGRLSLADLRGLEGGGVSIALDAAAGPAIEASVETVRAVIRERRTVYGVNTGFGSLARTRIADAELAELQRRLVLSHAAGTGPALPDRVVRLVLVLKANGLARGHSGVRREAIEMLLKLYAAEALPVIPAKGSVGASGDLAPLAHMTAAMIGQGEIKLAGEVMPAEAALSALGLKPLALEAKEGLALLNGTQVSTALAAAALLEAERLFQAALVSGSLSVDAAAGSDVPFDPRIQAVRGQPGQIEVAKLYRTILAESEIRRSHLDCDRVQDPYSLRCQPQVMGAALDMLRFACGAVEREMNAVSDNPLVFAEEGEILSGGNFHAEPVAMAADAAAIALAEIGSITERRIALLTDARMSGLSAFLVPEPGLNSGFMIAHVTAAALASENKGLAHPASVDSLPTSANQEDHVSMATWGARRLHEIAGNVAAIVAIELLAAAQGVEMRRPLKTSPTLETILAAIRKKAAFWDQDRAMAPDIEAIRSLIEAGAFREASGFRLF
- a CDS encoding corrinoid protein — translated: MADDELDLNSLNDEELVQQMQDDLYDGLKEEIEAGVNILLGRKWTPYDVLTKALVEGMRIVGIDFRDGILFVPEVLLAANAMKAGMTILRPLLAETGAPKIGKMIIGTVKGDIHDIGKNLVAMMMEGAGFEVINLGINNPVENYLKAIEEHKPDIIGMSALLTTTMPYMKVVIDTLVEKGIRNDYIVLVGGAPLNEAFANSIGADAYCRDAAVAVETAKAFMAKRQGSAFAKRA
- a CDS encoding GlxA family transcriptional regulator; the encoded protein is MFHRKPASLPERVGFFLVPQFAMLSFASALEPLRSANRLSGRSLYSWHILSKDGGPVLASNGIPMVPEASIEQVPPLDALIVCAGIDAHLYEDRAVFAWLRRMARRPIEIGAISLGAYVLARAGLLDGYRCTLHWENLSGFTEAFPELEVTSELFEIDRDRFTCSGGIAALDLMLQLIQREHGLDLAAAVSEQFIHERIRDRHDRQRMALPARLGVRHPKLLSVVKRMEETLEEPVSCADLAEGVKLSGRQLERLFRKYLGCTPTRYYLDLRLKHARLLLLQTDMSVLDVALAAGFVSASHFSKCYREQFGKTPRGERGGGRG
- a CDS encoding Lrp/AsnC family transcriptional regulator; amino-acid sequence: MKSNKSPVGEVRLSAVDAQIIRCLNEDARISAAAIAERLDLPESTVRYRLGRLVKTGVIEFTAVPNPLHLGYQIWAILEIHAELARLRDIARELASRPEVYFVSITTGNYDILVGAVFRSNEEMLEFITAYLPRVPGIIRTTTSTVLDVVKRFLTFDVPGETEPPVKAPERRRGRKPAAPKAKAAKPR
- a CDS encoding SDR family NAD(P)-dependent oxidoreductase produces the protein MDRDLFDLSGRVAVVTGAGRGLGRAISLGLAHYGADLVVVSRTAGEVESLAGEIQKTGRKAIAMAVDTGKKAEVETLAAKAKTLTGRVDILVNNAGVDFNQPALDYDEAEWDRIIGTNLKGYFLCAQAFGRFMVEQRAGSIIMNSSIYGQVGAADNLPYGASKGGVNQMTRMLAAEWAQHGVRVNAIAPGYMSRMSVAPGKKGPGEELERWVARRTPMGRRGKPEELVGPVVFLASDAASYVNGAILTVDGGWTAV